Proteins found in one Chitinophagaceae bacterium genomic segment:
- a CDS encoding NADH:ubiquinone reductase (Na(+)-transporting) subunit B, protein MNLLKNIFHKFKPHFEKGGKYEKYYYLFEAIESFTFSPATVTGKKGAHVRDAINLKRLMMTVVIAMLPCTFFGMWNVGHQHTLATGFFLSEIEKFYLGVQIVLPIILVSYTAGGIVEVVFAIIRKHPINEGFLVTGLLIPLVMPPTVPLWQVALATIFAVVLAKEAFGGTGMNVVNVALVARAFLYFAYPSQLSGEVWTYLGDQQTVVGYSGATPLAIAATAVGNNQSLPVISLFDNTWIYNLYSLKNLFIGDIPGSIGETSTLMCLIGAFILIATGVGSWKIIASVFLGAYSMGLIFNGIGSNEFMLLPAHYHLVMGGLAFGAVFMATDPVTAAQTEIGKYFYGFFIGLFTVLIRVLNPAYPEGIMMAILLMNIFAPLIDYFVISIHKKRRLQHATV, encoded by the coding sequence ATGAACCTATTAAAAAACATTTTCCATAAGTTTAAACCGCATTTTGAAAAAGGAGGAAAATATGAAAAATATTATTACCTTTTTGAAGCGATAGAGAGTTTTACTTTTTCTCCTGCAACAGTTACTGGAAAAAAAGGAGCTCATGTGAGAGACGCTATAAATCTAAAACGCCTTATGATGACAGTAGTGATAGCAATGCTTCCATGTACATTTTTTGGAATGTGGAATGTAGGGCATCAACATACTTTAGCTACAGGATTTTTCCTCTCAGAAATAGAAAAATTTTACTTGGGAGTACAAATTGTTCTCCCCATTATTTTAGTATCTTATACCGCAGGAGGAATCGTAGAGGTAGTATTTGCCATTATACGAAAACATCCCATCAATGAGGGTTTTTTAGTAACAGGATTACTCATCCCCTTAGTAATGCCTCCAACAGTCCCTTTATGGCAAGTAGCTTTGGCTACAATCTTTGCAGTAGTTCTTGCAAAAGAAGCATTTGGCGGAACAGGTATGAACGTAGTGAACGTAGCTTTAGTAGCAAGAGCATTTTTATATTTCGCCTACCCATCACAACTTTCAGGTGAAGTATGGACTTACTTAGGAGACCAGCAAACAGTAGTAGGATATTCAGGAGCCACTCCGCTTGCAATCGCTGCTACCGCTGTAGGAAATAACCAATCTCTTCCTGTAATCTCTCTCTTTGATAATACATGGATATATAACTTGTATTCTCTTAAAAATCTATTTATAGGAGATATTCCAGGTTCCATAGGGGAAACTTCTACTCTCATGTGCCTTATAGGTGCTTTTATTTTAATAGCAACGGGTGTAGGAAGTTGGAAAATTATAGCGAGTGTATTTTTGGGTGCATATAGCATGGGACTCATTTTCAATGGTATAGGAAGTAACGAATTTATGCTATTACCCGCTCATTATCATTTAGTTATGGGAGGATTAGCATTCGGTGCTGTTTTTATGGCAACTGACCCTGTTACAGCGGCACAAACAGAAATAGGAAAATATTTTTATGGTTTTTTCATAGGATTATTTACCGTTCTTATACGTGTATTAAATCCCGCATACCCCGAAGGAATTATGATGGCAATACTTCTTATGAACATATTTGCACCACTTATAGATTATTTTGTTATTAGTATTCATAAAAAAAGAAGATTACAACATGCAACAGTCTAG
- the nqrC gene encoding NADH:ubiquinone reductase (Na(+)-transporting) subunit C, producing MQQSRIYILAYSAILTIICGGLLAFASEALKEKQQANIEMEKKSNILSCVMNLKEGDDIEKLYSTKVQSYIIDYNGNKRTDMGINDIKIEKEYKKKHTERLLPIYEFKNTEGTLEYIVVPVYGYGLWNNIWGYVALKSDCNTIQGIKFQHAGETPGLGARIESEEIQNRFKNKTLFEADELISVMMQKGENQDYSKDPHKVDGMSGATLTAKGVNNMLKEYFQCYQNYFKKNIHN from the coding sequence ATGCAACAGTCTAGAATATATATACTGGCATACTCTGCCATACTTACCATTATCTGCGGTGGCTTGCTTGCCTTTGCATCCGAAGCACTCAAAGAAAAACAACAAGCAAATATAGAAATGGAAAAAAAATCCAATATACTTTCTTGTGTTATGAACCTGAAAGAAGGTGACGATATAGAAAAATTATACTCTACAAAAGTTCAGTCTTATATAATAGATTATAACGGAAATAAAAGAACTGATATGGGAATCAATGATATAAAAATAGAAAAAGAATACAAAAAAAAACATACAGAACGATTATTACCCATTTATGAATTTAAAAATACAGAAGGAACTTTAGAGTATATCGTAGTCCCCGTTTATGGATATGGGCTTTGGAATAATATTTGGGGATATGTAGCCCTCAAATCGGATTGTAATACCATTCAAGGGATAAAATTTCAGCATGCGGGAGAAACTCCCGGATTAGGAGCAAGAATAGAAAGTGAGGAAATTCAAAACAGATTTAAAAACAAAACCTTATTTGAAGCCGATGAACTCATTTCTGTCATGATGCAAAAAGGAGAAAACCAAGATTATTCAAAAGACCCCCACAAAGTAGATGGTATGTCAGGCGCCACTCTTACCGCAAAAGGAGTTAATAACATGCTCAAAGAATATTTTCAATGTTATCAAAATTATTTCAAAAAAAATATACATAATTAA
- a CDS encoding NADH:ubiquinone reductase (Na(+)-transporting) subunit D, translating to MNTEVLDSPKVIENKSEPLFSKKNKKLITNPLDLDNPVTVQILGICSSLAVTTQMKPAIVMSIGLTIVTASSNFAISLIRNTIPSRIRIIVQLAIVSLWVILVDQVLKAYVYDVSKQLSVFVGLIITNCIVMGRLEAYAMANKPWPSFLDGIGNGLGYGIILIAVAFCRELLGAGSLFGFKVFQTLGIPYQGNGLLLLPAGACFVIGIIIWIQRYINGYREKH from the coding sequence ATGAACACAGAAGTTTTAGATTCACCAAAAGTAATAGAAAACAAGTCAGAACCTTTATTTTCTAAAAAAAACAAAAAACTCATTACCAACCCATTAGATTTAGATAACCCCGTAACAGTACAGATATTAGGTATTTGTTCATCCCTTGCTGTTACTACACAGATGAAACCCGCAATAGTGATGTCCATAGGATTAACTATTGTTACCGCTTCTTCTAATTTCGCTATCTCTCTCATTAGAAATACTATTCCATCCCGAATACGTATAATAGTGCAACTCGCTATAGTATCTCTTTGGGTAATATTAGTAGACCAAGTTTTAAAAGCATACGTGTATGATGTTTCCAAACAATTATCTGTTTTTGTAGGATTGATAATTACCAATTGTATAGTTATGGGACGTTTAGAAGCATACGCAATGGCAAATAAACCATGGCCTTCCTTTTTAGATGGAATAGGAAATGGTTTAGGATATGGGATTATTCTCATCGCAGTAGCATTTTGTAGAGAGCTATTAGGAGCAGGTTCTCTTTTTGGATTTAAGGTTTTTCAAACATTAGGAATTCCTTACCAAGGAAACGGACTACTCCTTCTTCCCGCGGGAGCATGTTTTGTAATAGGTATTATTATTTGGATTCAAAGATATATCAACGGTTATAGAGAAAAACATTAA
- the nqrE gene encoding NADH:ubiquinone reductase (Na(+)-transporting) subunit E, whose translation MENIINIGIRSIFIDNMIFAYFLGMCSFLAISKKVSTAFGLGIAVIFVLGITVPINWLIQAYILSPGALAWISPEFVSVDLNFLQFIVFISVISAFVQLTEMAVEKFSPSLYNTLGIFLPLIAVNCAILGAALFMVGRPYNLAEATTFGIGSGIGWLLAIVALAGVREKMKYSNVPGPLKGLGITFILVGLMSLGFLSFLGFSI comes from the coding sequence ATGGAAAATATAATAAATATAGGTATTCGGTCAATTTTTATTGATAATATGATTTTTGCATATTTTTTAGGAATGTGCTCTTTTTTAGCTATTTCTAAAAAAGTTTCTACTGCTTTTGGATTAGGAATCGCTGTTATTTTTGTTTTAGGAATAACAGTTCCTATCAACTGGCTCATTCAAGCATATATTTTAAGTCCTGGTGCTTTAGCATGGATCAGCCCAGAATTTGTATCAGTAGACCTCAATTTTTTACAATTTATTGTGTTCATTTCTGTTATTTCAGCATTTGTGCAGCTTACAGAAATGGCTGTAGAAAAATTTTCTCCCTCTTTATATAATACCTTGGGGATATTTTTACCTCTTATCGCTGTGAATTGTGCTATATTGGGAGCAGCATTATTTATGGTAGGGAGACCCTATAATTTAGCAGAAGCAACCACATTTGGAATTGGTTCTGGTATAGGTTGGTTACTTGCCATAGTAGCTCTCGCAGGAGTACGAGAAAAAATGAAATATTCTAACGTTCCCGGACCTTTAAAAGGACTAGGTATTACTTTTATTTTAGTCGGGTTGATGTCATTAGGTTTTTTGAGTTTCTTAGGTTTTTCAATTTAA
- a CDS encoding SDR family NAD(P)-dependent oxidoreductase, producing the protein MQIKEKVFVVSGGVSGLGKAVVSMIIENSGKVIILDKDAQGGYTTKQTFGNAVFFMETDVANFENVEISIRKGYEYFGNIHGAITCAGLAPAEKIIKKEGFPDINTFNRTITTNLCGTFYVLTASLKYMKENSIGESGERGVLITTSSVAAFEGQIGQSAYAASKGGVISMTLPIAREIAKHKMRIMSIAPGIFDTPLMEKMNQDVRDSLTQQIPFPSRFGKPKEYADTVKYIIENQMLNGSVIRLDGAVRMNSK; encoded by the coding sequence ATGCAAATAAAAGAAAAAGTGTTTGTAGTAAGTGGAGGTGTATCAGGTTTAGGAAAAGCAGTTGTATCTATGATAATCGAAAATAGCGGAAAGGTTATTATCTTAGATAAAGACGCACAAGGAGGATATACAACAAAACAAACCTTTGGAAATGCAGTATTTTTTATGGAAACAGATGTTGCAAATTTTGAGAATGTAGAAATTTCTATCAGAAAAGGATATGAATATTTTGGAAATATTCACGGTGCAATAACCTGTGCGGGCTTAGCTCCAGCTGAAAAAATTATAAAAAAAGAAGGTTTTCCTGATATAAACACATTTAACAGAACTATTACTACTAACCTTTGCGGCACCTTTTATGTTCTCACCGCATCACTCAAATATATGAAAGAAAACAGTATAGGAGAATCGGGAGAAAGAGGGGTACTCATCACTACCTCTTCAGTAGCTGCCTTTGAAGGGCAAATAGGGCAGAGTGCCTACGCAGCTTCTAAAGGTGGGGTCATTTCTATGACACTACCAATAGCAAGAGAAATAGCAAAACATAAAATGAGGATTATGTCCATCGCCCCCGGAATTTTTGATACTCCCCTGATGGAAAAAATGAATCAAGATGTCCGAGATTCTCTTACACAACAGATACCTTTTCCCTCTCGATTTGGAAAACCCAAAGAATACGCTGACACCGTTAAATATATAATAGAAAATCAAATGCTCAACGGAAGTGTCATAAGATTAGACGGAGCTGTAAGAATGAACAGTAAATAA